One bacterium DNA segment encodes these proteins:
- a CDS encoding 2-oxo acid dehydrogenase subunit E2: AASGAPVAPAAAAAAGDEVAAVTRMAAAASSAIPFLDIEPLPDFSVWGPVEKEPLRSIRRKVARKMTTSMILVPHVAHMDDADVTELEGFRLRMRERRDGKEGCKLTLLSFVVRAITAGLKAAPAFNASLDPFSEEIIYKKYYNIGFAADTGKGLVVPVIKGTDTRSINEISCEIAEKAALAREGKLPIEDMQGGTFTITNVGPLGGTALIPTINYPEVAILGMGRVQEKPVVRDGEIVIRKILPLTLAFDHRVADGADAARFVGELVRNLSDPNLLLLDT; encoded by the coding sequence CCGCCGCCTCCGGTGCTCCGGTCGCGCCGGCAGCCGCCGCCGCCGCGGGAGACGAGGTCGCAGCGGTCACCCGCATGGCGGCCGCCGCGTCGAGCGCGATCCCCTTCCTGGACATCGAGCCCCTGCCCGACTTCTCGGTCTGGGGGCCGGTGGAGAAGGAGCCGCTGCGCTCGATCCGCCGCAAGGTGGCGCGCAAGATGACCACCTCGATGATCCTGGTGCCGCATGTCGCCCACATGGACGATGCCGACGTGACCGAGCTGGAGGGCTTCCGGCTGCGCATGCGGGAGCGGCGCGACGGCAAGGAGGGCTGCAAGCTCACGCTGCTGTCGTTCGTGGTGCGCGCGATCACCGCGGGCCTGAAGGCGGCGCCGGCCTTCAACGCCAGCCTGGATCCGTTCAGCGAGGAGATCATCTACAAGAAGTACTACAACATCGGCTTCGCGGCCGACACGGGGAAGGGGCTGGTCGTGCCCGTCATCAAGGGCACAGACACGCGCAGCATCAACGAGATATCCTGCGAGATCGCCGAGAAGGCGGCGCTGGCCCGCGAGGGCAAGCTGCCCATCGAGGACATGCAGGGCGGCACCTTCACCATCACCAACGTCGGGCCGCTTGGCGGCACTGCTCTGATCCCGACCATCAACTATCCCGAGGTCGCCATCCTCGGCATGGGACGGGTCCAGGAGAAGCCTGTGGTGCGCGACGGCGAGATCGTCATCCGCAAGATCCTGCCGCTGACGCTGGCGTTCGACCACCGCGTGGCCGACGGCGCCGACGCCGCCCGCTTCGTGGGCGAGCTGGTGCGCAACCTGTCCGACCCGAACCTGCTGCTGCTCGATACCTAG
- a CDS encoding tRNA threonylcarbamoyladenosine dehydratase — MNSSGYPERFKRTLDLYGEDGFVKIRAAHVMVCGLGGVGAHAAVALARSGLGTLTLVDFDAVTASSLNRSPAATERDIGRPKAEVIRDHLRATCPWTETRAVRAFVHTDTANELLTPPPDWVADAIDSLNPKVALLEQCVRREVPVASSMGAAGRTDVSLVRSGDLWESRRCPLASRVRKFLRRKGIDSPIPCIWSEERPREVLPPDLDDRMLERGRVRNRLPSGIALPGIFGYALASLILDRLASGPELG, encoded by the coding sequence GTGAACTCTTCCGGCTATCCTGAGCGCTTCAAGCGGACGCTCGATCTGTACGGCGAGGACGGCTTCGTCAAGATACGCGCCGCGCACGTGATGGTGTGCGGATTGGGCGGCGTGGGCGCCCACGCGGCGGTGGCCTTGGCGCGCAGCGGCCTGGGCACCCTGACCCTCGTCGATTTCGACGCCGTCACCGCCTCCTCCCTGAACCGCAGCCCGGCCGCCACGGAACGGGACATCGGTCGGCCCAAGGCGGAGGTGATCCGCGATCACCTCCGCGCGACCTGTCCCTGGACCGAGACGCGCGCCGTCCGGGCCTTCGTCCACACCGACACCGCAAACGAGCTGTTGACACCGCCGCCCGACTGGGTCGCCGACGCCATCGACAGCCTCAATCCGAAAGTGGCCCTGCTGGAGCAGTGCGTCCGCCGCGAAGTACCCGTCGCCAGCAGCATGGGCGCCGCCGGACGCACCGACGTCTCGCTGGTACGCTCGGGCGACCTGTGGGAGAGCCGCCGCTGCCCCCTCGCCAGCCGCGTCCGCAAGTTTCTGCGCCGCAAGGGGATAGATTCTCCCATCCCCTGCATCTGGTCCGAGGAGCGCCCCCGGGAAGTCCTGCCGCCCGACCTGGACGACCGGATGCTGGAGCGCGGCCGCGTCCGCAACCGTCTGCCCAGCGGCATCGCCCTGCCCGGCATCTTCGGCTACGCCCTCGCCTCGCTGATCCTGGACCGTCTGGCCTCCGGTCCGGAACTCGGATGA
- a CDS encoding TatD family hydrolase, with protein sequence MIDTHVHLDFEPLRRDLPAVLARARAAGVGGFVLPAYAAGGWDAVAEIAAAHDDVFPALGVHPWKAHEGVDIDALRDRLRACRTVAVGEIGLDTKIEGPGLDVQLPVFRDQLRLARELDLPVILHCRGAFDKFIAELAAEGPVRGVVHAFSRGPELARRILDLGLHIGLGGAITRPRARRSRHGAGDVPLDSVVLETDAPGLGMAGIPDGENEPGNVRAVAAALAELRGMTVDEIAVETTRNARELFRLS encoded by the coding sequence TTGATCGACACACACGTGCATCTGGATTTCGAGCCCTTGCGGCGCGATTTACCCGCCGTGCTCGCCCGCGCCCGGGCCGCCGGCGTCGGCGGTTTCGTCCTGCCGGCCTACGCCGCAGGCGGCTGGGACGCGGTGGCCGAGATCGCCGCCGCGCACGACGATGTCTTCCCCGCGCTGGGAGTCCACCCCTGGAAAGCCCACGAGGGCGTCGATATCGACGCCCTGCGCGACCGGCTGCGCGCCTGCCGGACCGTGGCCGTCGGCGAGATCGGCCTGGACACCAAGATCGAGGGTCCCGGGCTGGACGTACAGCTGCCGGTCTTCCGCGACCAGTTGCGCCTGGCGCGCGAGCTGGACCTGCCGGTGATCCTGCACTGCCGGGGCGCGTTCGACAAGTTCATCGCAGAACTCGCGGCGGAGGGCCCGGTGCGCGGCGTGGTCCACGCCTTCTCGCGCGGTCCCGAGCTGGCCCGGCGCATCCTGGATCTGGGACTCCATATCGGTCTCGGCGGGGCTATCACACGGCCCCGCGCCAGGCGGTCGCGCCACGGCGCCGGGGACGTCCCCCTAGACAGCGTCGTGCTGGAGACAGACGCCCCGGGACTGGGCATGGCGGGCATACCGGACGGGGAGAACGAACCTGGCAACGTGCGCGCCGTCGCCGCCGCCCTGGCGGAGCTGCGCGGCATGACCGTGGACGAGATCGCCGTCGAGACGACGAGGAACGCGCGTGAACTCTTCCGGCTATCCTGA
- a CDS encoding cytochrome c family protein has product MPLTIGAALVPLYIAVLIYLTFAPGTTGVGYALEQPVPYSHELHAGELGIDCRYCHIGVESGASATIPPTRTCMNCHATVKTGSERLALVRESFATGRSIPWVRVHDLPDYAYFNHSAHATRGVGCETCHGRVDKMETVYQAEGLNMGWCLGCHRAPEPYLRPVGEVTTMGWVPGIDRTELGSQLREARNINPPADCSTCHR; this is encoded by the coding sequence CTGCCGCTGACCATCGGCGCTGCCCTGGTCCCCCTTTACATCGCGGTACTCATCTACCTGACCTTCGCGCCGGGCACCACCGGCGTCGGCTACGCGCTGGAGCAGCCGGTGCCGTACAGCCACGAGCTTCACGCGGGCGAGCTGGGCATCGACTGCCGCTATTGCCATATCGGCGTCGAGTCGGGGGCGTCGGCCACCATACCGCCCACGCGGACCTGCATGAACTGCCACGCGACGGTCAAGACCGGGAGTGAACGGCTCGCGCTAGTGCGCGAGAGTTTCGCGACGGGCCGTTCCATTCCCTGGGTGCGGGTCCACGACCTGCCCGACTACGCCTACTTCAACCACAGCGCGCACGCGACCCGCGGCGTGGGCTGCGAGACCTGCCACGGTCGTGTGGACAAGATGGAGACCGTCTATCAGGCCGAGGGCCTGAACATGGGCTGGTGCCTGGGCTGCCACCGCGCTCCGGAGCCGTACCTGAGGCCCGTAGGCGAGGTCACGACCATGGGCTGGGTGCCGGGGATCGATCGGACCGAGCTGGGCTCGCAGTTGCGCGAGGCCAGGAACATCAACCCTCCTGCGGATTGTTCGACATGTCACCGATAG
- a CDS encoding TAT-variant-translocated molybdopterin oxidoreductase — MSPIDEKSPDQGYWRSLEELGNTPEYCRFTEAEFPEEARVPTDAFSRRRFLQLMGASVAMAGAAGCRWPEEKIVPFAERPDGVVPGTVRRYATAMDLAGKVSPLLVTTNDGRPLKVEGNPDHPLSAGAADHFAQASVLEMYDPDRSREVLRRRGGSYDRRSWEDFIAWAGPHFETLRGNGGRGLAVLSEQSASPTLAALRRRLRDELPDAGWYEYEPVSRDNERLGSGLAFGTAQRAHLSLGAAAVIACFDADPLSDHPTSLRNARDFAEGRRAGHGRMNRLYAVESCPSVTGGMADHRFAVPTSRIPHVLHQLAAELFLHGGLELPRGMDRLRGAFAHVERQGHQETFVPALARDLTANRGRGLVVVGPRMPDHAHALCHLLNRALGNCGRTVTYSPEEPRGLTHGAAIADVAHGVGKGSIDTLLILGGNPAFDAPAELGLAELLARVPHSVRLGLYDDETSRTCAWHLPRAHYLESWGDVRDHDGRYGVVQPLISPLFGGWTAPELLSLLLDGEKRPAHAQVRETARGLGVRRDSAWKTLLRDGLLPGSEAAGGVPELEGRGLIAAVVRGARAAVPEPGRDNLEVVFAPDSCLYDGRFANNAWLQELPDYMTKLTWDNAALIGVSTAAELGVRHGDVVVLELGGRRLETAVYVLPGHASWSVTLTLGHGRERAGRVGGGTGFATYRLRSADAPDYGLGAVLAKTGRVYPLATTQDHHAIDAAGMAEREKRVPTLVIEGDLAEYAHHPDFASHRAHHPPLVSLWEERDYTGRAWGMTVDLNTCIGCNACVTACQAENNIPVVGKDQVARGREMHWIRLDRYFQGDPENPRVAHQPVACVHCEMAPCEQVCPVGATMHSEEGLNTMAYNRCVGTRYCSNNCPYKVRRFNFFNNNKGIPEVRKLVYNPEVTLRARGVMEKCTYCVQRIEKAKIAAKNEGRGLREGEITTACQQTCPTRAIVFGDLNDANSEVAKMTVDRRAYHMLAELNLKPRTAYLARLRNPNPELVESADGHAAR; from the coding sequence ATGTCACCGATAGACGAGAAAAGTCCCGACCAGGGTTACTGGCGCAGCCTGGAGGAGCTGGGGAACACCCCGGAGTACTGCAGGTTCACCGAAGCCGAATTTCCCGAGGAGGCGCGGGTTCCTACCGACGCCTTCTCGCGCCGCCGCTTCCTCCAGCTCATGGGCGCTTCGGTGGCCATGGCGGGCGCCGCGGGCTGCCGCTGGCCCGAGGAGAAGATCGTTCCCTTCGCCGAGCGGCCCGACGGCGTTGTCCCCGGGACGGTACGGCGCTATGCGACGGCGATGGACCTCGCCGGCAAGGTCAGCCCGCTGCTGGTGACCACGAACGATGGTCGGCCCCTGAAAGTGGAAGGCAACCCCGATCATCCCCTGAGCGCCGGCGCCGCGGACCATTTCGCCCAGGCCAGCGTGCTCGAGATGTATGATCCCGACCGCAGCCGCGAGGTGCTCCGGCGCCGCGGCGGCTCCTATGACCGGCGCTCCTGGGAGGACTTCATCGCCTGGGCCGGTCCGCATTTCGAGACGTTGCGTGGCAACGGGGGGCGCGGCCTGGCCGTGCTCTCCGAGCAGAGCGCGTCGCCGACCCTCGCGGCACTGCGACGGCGCCTGCGCGACGAGCTGCCCGATGCCGGCTGGTACGAATACGAGCCCGTCTCCCGCGACAACGAACGCCTGGGCTCGGGACTCGCCTTCGGCACGGCGCAGCGCGCGCACCTGTCCCTGGGCGCGGCCGCCGTCATCGCCTGCTTCGACGCCGACCCGCTCTCGGACCACCCGACGTCCCTGCGCAATGCGCGCGACTTTGCCGAGGGGCGGCGCGCCGGGCACGGACGCATGAACCGGCTCTATGCGGTGGAGAGCTGCCCGAGCGTGACCGGCGGCATGGCCGATCACCGCTTCGCCGTCCCGACATCGCGCATCCCCCACGTGCTCCATCAACTCGCCGCCGAACTCTTCCTGCACGGGGGGCTGGAGTTGCCCCGGGGGATGGACCGCCTGCGCGGCGCTTTCGCTCACGTGGAAAGACAGGGGCACCAGGAAACGTTCGTCCCCGCCCTGGCCCGCGATCTGACGGCCAACCGCGGCCGCGGCCTGGTGGTCGTCGGCCCGCGCATGCCCGACCACGCGCACGCGCTCTGCCACCTGCTGAACCGGGCCCTGGGCAACTGCGGACGCACGGTCACCTACAGTCCCGAGGAGCCGCGGGGCCTGACTCACGGTGCGGCCATCGCCGACGTGGCCCACGGCGTCGGGAAGGGCTCGATCGACACCCTGCTGATCCTGGGCGGCAATCCGGCCTTCGACGCGCCGGCCGAACTCGGCCTGGCCGAACTGCTGGCCAGAGTGCCCCATTCGGTGCGGTTGGGCCTCTACGACGACGAGACCTCCCGGACCTGCGCATGGCACCTGCCGCGCGCCCATTACCTGGAGTCCTGGGGCGACGTGCGCGACCACGACGGCCGTTACGGCGTGGTCCAGCCCCTGATCAGCCCGCTCTTTGGCGGCTGGACCGCCCCGGAGCTCTTATCGCTGCTGCTTGACGGCGAGAAACGCCCCGCCCACGCGCAGGTGCGCGAGACCGCCCGCGGGCTGGGCGTCCGCCGCGACTCCGCCTGGAAGACGCTGCTGCGAGACGGCCTGCTGCCGGGCAGCGAGGCCGCCGGCGGCGTCCCCGAACTGGAGGGCCGCGGGCTGATCGCCGCGGTGGTCCGCGGCGCGAGGGCCGCCGTGCCCGAACCCGGCCGCGACAACCTGGAAGTGGTCTTCGCGCCGGACTCCTGCCTCTACGACGGCCGCTTCGCCAACAACGCCTGGCTGCAGGAACTGCCCGACTACATGACGAAGCTCACCTGGGACAACGCCGCGCTCATCGGCGTGTCGACCGCTGCGGAGCTGGGCGTGAGGCACGGCGACGTGGTGGTGCTCGAGCTGGGCGGGCGCCGTCTGGAAACGGCGGTCTACGTCCTGCCCGGGCACGCGTCCTGGTCGGTCACCCTGACCCTGGGACACGGACGCGAGCGGGCCGGCCGCGTGGGCGGGGGTACGGGCTTCGCCACCTATCGGCTGCGCTCTGCGGATGCGCCGGACTACGGCCTGGGCGCCGTCCTGGCCAAGACGGGCCGCGTCTACCCCCTGGCCACGACCCAGGACCACCATGCCATCGACGCCGCGGGCATGGCCGAGCGCGAGAAGCGCGTTCCCACCCTCGTGATCGAGGGCGACCTGGCGGAGTACGCGCATCACCCGGACTTCGCCTCGCACCGCGCCCACCATCCGCCCCTGGTCTCGCTCTGGGAGGAGCGGGACTACACGGGCCGCGCCTGGGGCATGACCGTGGACCTCAACACCTGCATCGGCTGCAACGCCTGCGTGACCGCCTGCCAGGCCGAGAACAACATTCCGGTCGTCGGCAAGGATCAGGTGGCCAGGGGTCGAGAGATGCACTGGATCCGCCTGGACCGCTATTTCCAGGGCGATCCGGAGAATCCGCGCGTCGCCCACCAGCCGGTGGCCTGCGTGCATTGCGAGATGGCGCCCTGCGAGCAGGTCTGTCCGGTCGGCGCCACCATGCACAGCGAGGAGGGCCTGAACACCATGGCCTACAACCGCTGCGTGGGCACCCGGTACTGCTCGAACAACTGCCCCTACAAGGTGAGGCGCTTCAACTTCTTCAACAACAACAAGGGCATCCCCGAGGTCCGCAAACTGGTCTACAACCCGGAAGTGACGCTGCGGGCGCGCGGCGTGATGGAGAAGTGCACCTACTGCGTGCAGCGTATCGAGAAGGCCAAGATCGCGGCCAAGAACGAGGGCCGCGGGCTGCGCGAAGGGGAGATAACCACCGCCTGCCAGCAGACCTGCCCGACCCGCGCCATCGTCTTCGGCGACCTGAACGACGCGAACAGCGAGGTCGCGAAGATGACCGTCGACCGGCGGGCCTACCACATGCTGGCCGAGCTCAACTTGAAACCGCGCACGGCGTACCTGGCGCGCCTGCGCAACCCGAATCCCGAACTGGTGGAGAGCGCCGATGGGCATGCTGCTCGCTAA
- the nrfD gene encoding polysulfide reductase NrfD, with protein MLLAKDAIDNTVHDPTQPQELITGGQTFTSITDHICGIVEKPRPPRAWYVAIGITSAFTGVLGLMILYLIFTGIGVWGLNNPVGWGWAIVNFVFWVGIGHAGTLISAILFLLRQKWRTSINRFAEAMTIFAVICAGIFPAIHVGRVWVVWWLFPLPSYQSMWPQFRSPLLWDVFAVGTYMIVSLLFWYTGMVPDLATLRDRARTSLRKISYGLFALGWRGSNRHWHRYEKAYLLLAGLATPLVLSVHSVVSFDFATAQIPGWHTTIFPPYFVAGAIFSGFAMVMTLIIPAREMFKLKNIVTLYHLETMAKIILATGTMVGYAYATEFFIAWYSGNPAEQFAFINRAFGPYAWAYWIMVSCNVISPQLFWFRKIRTNTWALLIICIFVNIGMWFERFVITVTSLSRDFLPASWGYYSPTLVDILTFAGSFGLFFTLVLLFMRYLPMVAMAEVKTVMPQEHWEDKVSRPIGDYHGDNPVVQPLRRRARRPERR; from the coding sequence ATGCTGCTCGCTAAGGACGCGATCGACAACACCGTCCACGATCCGACGCAGCCGCAGGAGCTGATCACCGGCGGACAGACGTTCACGTCGATCACCGACCACATCTGCGGCATCGTGGAGAAGCCCCGGCCGCCGCGCGCGTGGTACGTGGCCATCGGCATCACGTCGGCGTTCACCGGCGTGCTGGGCCTGATGATCCTCTACCTGATCTTCACGGGCATCGGCGTCTGGGGACTCAACAACCCCGTGGGCTGGGGCTGGGCCATCGTGAACTTCGTGTTCTGGGTCGGCATCGGGCACGCCGGCACGCTCATCTCGGCCATCCTCTTCTTGCTGCGCCAGAAGTGGCGCACGAGCATCAACCGCTTCGCCGAGGCCATGACCATCTTCGCGGTGATCTGCGCGGGCATCTTCCCGGCCATCCACGTCGGCCGCGTCTGGGTGGTGTGGTGGCTCTTCCCGCTGCCCAGCTACCAGTCCATGTGGCCCCAGTTCCGCAGTCCGCTGCTATGGGACGTCTTCGCCGTCGGCACCTACATGATCGTCTCGCTGCTGTTCTGGTACACGGGCATGGTGCCGGACCTGGCGACGCTGCGCGACCGCGCGAGGACCAGTCTCCGCAAGATCTCCTACGGGCTGTTCGCCCTGGGCTGGCGCGGCTCCAACCGCCACTGGCACCGCTACGAGAAGGCGTACCTGCTGCTGGCCGGCCTGGCCACGCCCCTGGTGCTTTCTGTGCACTCGGTGGTGTCCTTCGACTTCGCCACCGCCCAGATCCCCGGCTGGCACACGACCATCTTCCCGCCCTACTTCGTGGCGGGCGCCATCTTCTCGGGCTTCGCCATGGTGATGACGCTCATCATCCCGGCGCGAGAGATGTTCAAGCTGAAGAACATAGTTACGCTCTATCACCTGGAGACCATGGCCAAGATCATCCTGGCCACCGGCACCATGGTGGGCTACGCCTACGCGACCGAGTTCTTCATCGCCTGGTACAGCGGCAACCCGGCCGAACAGTTCGCCTTCATCAACCGCGCCTTCGGCCCCTACGCCTGGGCCTACTGGATCATGGTCAGCTGCAACGTGATCTCGCCCCAGCTCTTCTGGTTCAGGAAGATCCGCACCAACACCTGGGCGCTGCTGATCATCTGCATCTTCGTGAACATCGGCATGTGGTTCGAGCGGTTCGTGATCACGGTCACGTCCCTGAGCCGCGATTTCCTGCCCGCGTCCTGGGGGTACTACTCGCCGACGCTCGTCGATATCCTGACCTTCGCGGGCAGCTTCGGCCTGTTCTTCACCCTGGTCCTGCTGTTCATGCGCTACCTGCCGATGGTGGCCATGGCCGAGGTGAAGACCGTCATGCCGCAGGAACACTGGGAGGACAAGGTCTCCCGTCCGATCGGCGACTACCACGGCGACAACCCCGTGGTCCAGCCCCTACGCCGGCGCGCGCGCCGGCCAGAGCGGAGATAG
- a CDS encoding DUF3341 domain-containing protein yields the protein MSDASANTHGGRELFGYLLEYENPGDLLAACEKVRDAGYTRWDAHTPFPLHGLDGAMGIRGTRLPWLVLAGGLAGLALALLMQWWMNAVDYPFWISGKPFFGIPAAVPVAFELTVLLSALTTFFGMWALNGLPRHHHPLFNSERFKRATADRFFISLEAADPRFHPERTRAFAETLGAQDVEAVED from the coding sequence ATGAGTGACGCAAGCGCGAACACCCACGGCGGCCGGGAGCTCTTCGGGTACCTCCTCGAGTACGAGAATCCCGGCGACCTGCTCGCGGCCTGCGAGAAGGTGCGCGACGCGGGGTACACCAGGTGGGACGCCCACACGCCCTTCCCGCTCCACGGGCTGGACGGGGCCATGGGCATCCGCGGCACGCGGCTGCCGTGGCTGGTGCTGGCGGGCGGCCTGGCGGGCCTGGCTCTCGCCCTGCTCATGCAGTGGTGGATGAACGCGGTGGACTATCCCTTCTGGATCAGCGGCAAGCCCTTCTTCGGGATCCCGGCCGCGGTTCCCGTCGCCTTCGAGCTGACGGTGCTGCTGAGCGCGCTGACGACCTTCTTCGGGATGTGGGCGCTGAACGGGCTGCCCCGGCACCACCACCCGCTGTTCAACAGCGAGCGGTTTAAGCGCGCCACGGCGGACCGCTTCTTCATCTCGCTGGAGGCGGCCGATCCCAGGTTCCATCCGGAGCGGACCCGCGCGTTCGCCGAGACCCTCGGCGCGCAAGACGTCGAGGCCGTGGAGGACTGA